One window from the genome of Diospyros lotus cultivar Yz01 chromosome 11, ASM1463336v1, whole genome shotgun sequence encodes:
- the LOC127813607 gene encoding probable trehalose-phosphate phosphatase F isoform X5 → MQCRLGDEISGSLFLMDCSPSSSDKKTLKRWFFIDKRVGCDLGVSNLHLMDLKSSNASPVLTDPAPLSKSRLVRHHSLFPYSQSGPSLSSGMLEIPIKKNGRSDDVRSNGWLDAMEASSPPHKKILKDFNVDMPPDDGDTAYSLWMMKFPSAINSFEQIMNHVRNRKIVIFLDYDGTLTPIVDDPDCAFMSNEMRSAVGNVAKYFPTAIISGRSRDKVFELVGLRDLYYAGSHGMDIMFPVRDTGIADSSNCIKSTDKQGKEVNLFQPAREFLPMIEEVFRTLVEKTKDIKGAKVENHKFCASVHYRNVDEKYWPSIAQCVHDILQDYPRLRLTHGRRVLEVRPVINWNKGKAVEFVLESLGLSNRDVLPIYIGDDKTDEDALKVLKEGNRGYGILVSSVPKETNASHSLRDPSEVKQFLECLVKWKEGSALQK, encoded by the exons ATGCAGTGTAGGCTTGGAGATGAG ATATCAGGAAGCCTATTCTTGATGGACTGCTCACCCAGCAGCAGTGACAAGAAAACTTTGAAGAGGTGGTTTTTTATAGACAAAAGGGTTGG TTGTGATCTTGGTGTAAGTAATCTACATCTGATGGATTTGAAGTCTTCAAATGCTTCTCCTGTTCTCACTGATCCAGCACCCTTGAGCAAGTCTAGACTAGTACGGCATCATAGTCTGTTTCCTTATTCACAATCAGGACCATCATTATCCTCTGGCATGCTAGAAATTCCAATAAAGAAGAATGGAAGGTCTGACGATGTTCGGTCCAATGGTTGGCTTGATGCCATGGAAGCTTCTTCACCTCCTCACAAGAAGATACTAAAAGATTTCAATGTTGACATGCCCCCAGATGATGGTGATACTGCATATTCGTTGTGGATG ATGAAATTTCCTTCAGCCATAAACTCCTTTGAGCAAATTATGAACCACGTGAGGAATAGGAAGATAGTTATCTTTTTAGATTATGATGGGACTCTTACTCCAATTGTAGATGATCCTGATTGTGCCTTCATGTCCAATGAG ATGCGTTCAGCCGTTGGGAATGTTGCAAAGTACTTTCCAACAGCAATCATTAGTGGAAGAAGCCGTGATAAG GTTTTTGAGTTGGTCGGACTAAGAGACCTCTACTATGCTGGTAGTCATGGTATGGACATCATGTTCCCAGTAAGAGACACGGGGATTGCTGACTCTTCAAATTGCATTAAATCTACAGACAAACAG GGCAAGGAGGTAAACCTTTTCCAGCCAGCTAGAGAATTTTTACCCATGATTGAGGAG GTTTTTAGAACCCTTGTGGAGAAAACCAAAGATATCAAAGGTGCAAAAGTTGAGAATCACAAATTTTGTGCCTCTGTACATTATCGTAATGTAGATGAGAAG TATTGGCCCTCGATTGCCCAATGCGTTCATGACATTTTGCAAGATTACCCTCGACTGCGACTAACTCATGGGCGGAGG GTTTTAGAGGTCCGTCCTGTAATTAACTGGAACAAAGGGAAGGCAGTAGAATTTGTGCTGGAGTCACTTG GGCTAAGTAACAGAGATGTGCTCCCAATCTATATTGGAGACGACAAGACAGATGAAGATGCATTGAAG GTACTGAAGGAGGGGAACCGAGGGTATGGAATTCTCGTCTCTTCAGTTCCAAAAGAAACCAATGCATCCCACTCTCTGAGAGACCCTTCAGAG GTGAAACAATTCCTGGAGTGTCTCGTGAAATGGAAGGAGGGAAGCGCATTACAGAAGTGA
- the LOC127813607 gene encoding probable trehalose-phosphate phosphatase F isoform X4: MKFPSAINSFEQIMNHVRNRKIVIFLDYDGTLTPIVDDPDCAFMSNEMRSAVGNVAKYFPTAIISGRSRDKVFELVGLRDLYYAGSHGMDIMFPVRDTGIADSSNCIKSTDKQGKEVNLFQPAREFLPMIEEVFRTLVEKTKDIKGAKVENHKFCASVHYRNVDEKYWPSIAQCVHDILQDYPRLRLTHGRRVLEVRPVINWNKGKAVEFVLESLGLSNRDVLPIYIGDDKTDEDALKVLKEGNRGYGILVSSVPKETNASHSLRDPSEVKQFLECLVKWKEGSALQK, encoded by the exons ATGAAATTTCCTTCAGCCATAAACTCCTTTGAGCAAATTATGAACCACGTGAGGAATAGGAAGATAGTTATCTTTTTAGATTATGATGGGACTCTTACTCCAATTGTAGATGATCCTGATTGTGCCTTCATGTCCAATGAG ATGCGTTCAGCCGTTGGGAATGTTGCAAAGTACTTTCCAACAGCAATCATTAGTGGAAGAAGCCGTGATAAG GTTTTTGAGTTGGTCGGACTAAGAGACCTCTACTATGCTGGTAGTCATGGTATGGACATCATGTTCCCAGTAAGAGACACGGGGATTGCTGACTCTTCAAATTGCATTAAATCTACAGACAAACAG GGCAAGGAGGTAAACCTTTTCCAGCCAGCTAGAGAATTTTTACCCATGATTGAGGAG GTTTTTAGAACCCTTGTGGAGAAAACCAAAGATATCAAAGGTGCAAAAGTTGAGAATCACAAATTTTGTGCCTCTGTACATTATCGTAATGTAGATGAGAAG TATTGGCCCTCGATTGCCCAATGCGTTCATGACATTTTGCAAGATTACCCTCGACTGCGACTAACTCATGGGCGGAGG GTTTTAGAGGTCCGTCCTGTAATTAACTGGAACAAAGGGAAGGCAGTAGAATTTGTGCTGGAGTCACTTG GGCTAAGTAACAGAGATGTGCTCCCAATCTATATTGGAGACGACAAGACAGATGAAGATGCATTGAAG GTACTGAAGGAGGGGAACCGAGGGTATGGAATTCTCGTCTCTTCAGTTCCAAAAGAAACCAATGCATCCCACTCTCTGAGAGACCCTTCAGAG GTGAAACAATTCCTGGAGTGTCTCGTGAAATGGAAGGAGGGAAGCGCATTACAGAAGTGA
- the LOC127813607 gene encoding probable trehalose-phosphate phosphatase F isoform X2, giving the protein MLEIPIKKNGRSDDVRSNGWLDAMEASSPPHKKILKDFNVDMPPDDGDTAYSLWMMKFPSAINSFEQIMNHVRNRKIVIFLDYDGTLTPIVDDPDCAFMSNEMRSAVGNVAKYFPTAIISGRSRDKVFELVGLRDLYYAGSHGMDIMFPVRDTGIADSSNCIKSTDKQGKEVNLFQPAREFLPMIEEVFRTLVEKTKDIKGAKVENHKFCASVHYRNVDEKYWPSIAQCVHDILQDYPRLRLTHGRRVLEVRPVINWNKGKAVEFVLESLGLSNRDVLPIYIGDDKTDEDALKVLKEGNRGYGILVSSVPKETNASHSLRDPSEVKQFLECLVKWKEGSALQK; this is encoded by the exons ATGCTAGAAATTCCAATAAAGAAGAATGGAAGGTCTGACGATGTTCGGTCCAATGGTTGGCTTGATGCCATGGAAGCTTCTTCACCTCCTCACAAGAAGATACTAAAAGATTTCAATGTTGACATGCCCCCAGATGATGGTGATACTGCATATTCGTTGTGGATG ATGAAATTTCCTTCAGCCATAAACTCCTTTGAGCAAATTATGAACCACGTGAGGAATAGGAAGATAGTTATCTTTTTAGATTATGATGGGACTCTTACTCCAATTGTAGATGATCCTGATTGTGCCTTCATGTCCAATGAG ATGCGTTCAGCCGTTGGGAATGTTGCAAAGTACTTTCCAACAGCAATCATTAGTGGAAGAAGCCGTGATAAG GTTTTTGAGTTGGTCGGACTAAGAGACCTCTACTATGCTGGTAGTCATGGTATGGACATCATGTTCCCAGTAAGAGACACGGGGATTGCTGACTCTTCAAATTGCATTAAATCTACAGACAAACAG GGCAAGGAGGTAAACCTTTTCCAGCCAGCTAGAGAATTTTTACCCATGATTGAGGAG GTTTTTAGAACCCTTGTGGAGAAAACCAAAGATATCAAAGGTGCAAAAGTTGAGAATCACAAATTTTGTGCCTCTGTACATTATCGTAATGTAGATGAGAAG TATTGGCCCTCGATTGCCCAATGCGTTCATGACATTTTGCAAGATTACCCTCGACTGCGACTAACTCATGGGCGGAGG GTTTTAGAGGTCCGTCCTGTAATTAACTGGAACAAAGGGAAGGCAGTAGAATTTGTGCTGGAGTCACTTG GGCTAAGTAACAGAGATGTGCTCCCAATCTATATTGGAGACGACAAGACAGATGAAGATGCATTGAAG GTACTGAAGGAGGGGAACCGAGGGTATGGAATTCTCGTCTCTTCAGTTCCAAAAGAAACCAATGCATCCCACTCTCTGAGAGACCCTTCAGAG GTGAAACAATTCCTGGAGTGTCTCGTGAAATGGAAGGAGGGAAGCGCATTACAGAAGTGA
- the LOC127813607 gene encoding probable trehalose-phosphate phosphatase F isoform X1, with the protein MDLKSSNASPVLTDPAPLSKSRLVRHHSLFPYSQSGPSLSSGMLEIPIKKNGRSDDVRSNGWLDAMEASSPPHKKILKDFNVDMPPDDGDTAYSLWMMKFPSAINSFEQIMNHVRNRKIVIFLDYDGTLTPIVDDPDCAFMSNEMRSAVGNVAKYFPTAIISGRSRDKVFELVGLRDLYYAGSHGMDIMFPVRDTGIADSSNCIKSTDKQGKEVNLFQPAREFLPMIEEVFRTLVEKTKDIKGAKVENHKFCASVHYRNVDEKYWPSIAQCVHDILQDYPRLRLTHGRRVLEVRPVINWNKGKAVEFVLESLGLSNRDVLPIYIGDDKTDEDALKVLKEGNRGYGILVSSVPKETNASHSLRDPSEVKQFLECLVKWKEGSALQK; encoded by the exons ATGGATTTGAAGTCTTCAAATGCTTCTCCTGTTCTCACTGATCCAGCACCCTTGAGCAAGTCTAGACTAGTACGGCATCATAGTCTGTTTCCTTATTCACAATCAGGACCATCATTATCCTCTGGCATGCTAGAAATTCCAATAAAGAAGAATGGAAGGTCTGACGATGTTCGGTCCAATGGTTGGCTTGATGCCATGGAAGCTTCTTCACCTCCTCACAAGAAGATACTAAAAGATTTCAATGTTGACATGCCCCCAGATGATGGTGATACTGCATATTCGTTGTGGATG ATGAAATTTCCTTCAGCCATAAACTCCTTTGAGCAAATTATGAACCACGTGAGGAATAGGAAGATAGTTATCTTTTTAGATTATGATGGGACTCTTACTCCAATTGTAGATGATCCTGATTGTGCCTTCATGTCCAATGAG ATGCGTTCAGCCGTTGGGAATGTTGCAAAGTACTTTCCAACAGCAATCATTAGTGGAAGAAGCCGTGATAAG GTTTTTGAGTTGGTCGGACTAAGAGACCTCTACTATGCTGGTAGTCATGGTATGGACATCATGTTCCCAGTAAGAGACACGGGGATTGCTGACTCTTCAAATTGCATTAAATCTACAGACAAACAG GGCAAGGAGGTAAACCTTTTCCAGCCAGCTAGAGAATTTTTACCCATGATTGAGGAG GTTTTTAGAACCCTTGTGGAGAAAACCAAAGATATCAAAGGTGCAAAAGTTGAGAATCACAAATTTTGTGCCTCTGTACATTATCGTAATGTAGATGAGAAG TATTGGCCCTCGATTGCCCAATGCGTTCATGACATTTTGCAAGATTACCCTCGACTGCGACTAACTCATGGGCGGAGG GTTTTAGAGGTCCGTCCTGTAATTAACTGGAACAAAGGGAAGGCAGTAGAATTTGTGCTGGAGTCACTTG GGCTAAGTAACAGAGATGTGCTCCCAATCTATATTGGAGACGACAAGACAGATGAAGATGCATTGAAG GTACTGAAGGAGGGGAACCGAGGGTATGGAATTCTCGTCTCTTCAGTTCCAAAAGAAACCAATGCATCCCACTCTCTGAGAGACCCTTCAGAG GTGAAACAATTCCTGGAGTGTCTCGTGAAATGGAAGGAGGGAAGCGCATTACAGAAGTGA
- the LOC127813607 gene encoding probable trehalose-phosphate phosphatase G isoform X3 — MLTCPQMMMKFPSAINSFEQIMNHVRNRKIVIFLDYDGTLTPIVDDPDCAFMSNEMRSAVGNVAKYFPTAIISGRSRDKVFELVGLRDLYYAGSHGMDIMFPVRDTGIADSSNCIKSTDKQGKEVNLFQPAREFLPMIEEVFRTLVEKTKDIKGAKVENHKFCASVHYRNVDEKYWPSIAQCVHDILQDYPRLRLTHGRRVLEVRPVINWNKGKAVEFVLESLGLSNRDVLPIYIGDDKTDEDALKVLKEGNRGYGILVSSVPKETNASHSLRDPSEVKQFLECLVKWKEGSALQK, encoded by the exons ATGTTGACATGCCCCCAGATGATG ATGAAATTTCCTTCAGCCATAAACTCCTTTGAGCAAATTATGAACCACGTGAGGAATAGGAAGATAGTTATCTTTTTAGATTATGATGGGACTCTTACTCCAATTGTAGATGATCCTGATTGTGCCTTCATGTCCAATGAG ATGCGTTCAGCCGTTGGGAATGTTGCAAAGTACTTTCCAACAGCAATCATTAGTGGAAGAAGCCGTGATAAG GTTTTTGAGTTGGTCGGACTAAGAGACCTCTACTATGCTGGTAGTCATGGTATGGACATCATGTTCCCAGTAAGAGACACGGGGATTGCTGACTCTTCAAATTGCATTAAATCTACAGACAAACAG GGCAAGGAGGTAAACCTTTTCCAGCCAGCTAGAGAATTTTTACCCATGATTGAGGAG GTTTTTAGAACCCTTGTGGAGAAAACCAAAGATATCAAAGGTGCAAAAGTTGAGAATCACAAATTTTGTGCCTCTGTACATTATCGTAATGTAGATGAGAAG TATTGGCCCTCGATTGCCCAATGCGTTCATGACATTTTGCAAGATTACCCTCGACTGCGACTAACTCATGGGCGGAGG GTTTTAGAGGTCCGTCCTGTAATTAACTGGAACAAAGGGAAGGCAGTAGAATTTGTGCTGGAGTCACTTG GGCTAAGTAACAGAGATGTGCTCCCAATCTATATTGGAGACGACAAGACAGATGAAGATGCATTGAAG GTACTGAAGGAGGGGAACCGAGGGTATGGAATTCTCGTCTCTTCAGTTCCAAAAGAAACCAATGCATCCCACTCTCTGAGAGACCCTTCAGAG GTGAAACAATTCCTGGAGTGTCTCGTGAAATGGAAGGAGGGAAGCGCATTACAGAAGTGA